A genomic region of Antennarius striatus isolate MH-2024 chromosome 4, ASM4005453v1, whole genome shotgun sequence contains the following coding sequences:
- the LOC137594620 gene encoding aquaporin-9-like produces MRKHCALKHGILKEFLAEFLGTFVLVLFGCGSVAQTVLSRNTLGEPLTVHIGFSVGLMMASYVAGGVSGGHVNPAVSLAMVILGKLKIWKFPFYVIAQFLGAFAGAAAVFGLYYDAFMDFTSGILSVTGINATGHIFASYPARHLSVLGGFIDQVVGTGMLVLCILAIIDGGNIGAPKGVEPLAIGLIIMAIGVSMGLNCGYPLNPARDLGPRLFTAVAGWGMEVFSTADYWWWIPVAGPMVGGVVAAVLYYMLIELHHRRDEPEKPHEEEEEDEDEDDEDDDSSLKDKYEMITMS; encoded by the exons ATGAGGAAACATTGTGCACTCAAACATGGAATACTCAAGGAATTCCTGGCAGAATTCCTGGGGACATTTGTTTTGGTT TTGTTTGGCTGTGGTTCCGTCGCTCAGACCGTCCTCAGTCGAAACACGCTGGGAGAGCCTCTGACCGTCCACATCGGCTTCTCTGTCGGACTGATGATGGCCTCGTACGTCGCTGGTGGAGTGTCAG GGGGCCATGTGAACCCTGCTGTATCTCTGGCCATGGTGATTCTGGGCAAACTGAAGATCTGGAAGTTTCCCTTCTATGTCATCGCTCAGTTTCTTGGTGCTtttgctggagctgctgcagtcTTTGGGTTATACTATG ATGCTTTCATGGACTTCACCAGTGGGATCCTGTCGGTGACGGGAATCAATGCAACAGGTCACATTTTTGCATCCTACCCCGCAAGACACTTGTCAGTCCTTGGCGGCTTCATTGATCAA GTGGTGGGGACAGGGATGCTGGTCCTGTGCATACTGGCTATCATTGATGGTGGAAACATCGGAGCTCCCAAAGGCGTGGAGCCGCTGGCGATAGGCCTGATCATCATGGCCATCGGTGTGTCCATGGGACTGAACTGTGGCTACCCGCTGAACCCCGCCAGAGATCTGGGGCCTCGGCTGTTCACAGCTGTAGCAGGATGGGGCATGGAGGTCTTCAG CACCGCAGACTACTGGTGGTGGATCCCCGTGGCGGGGCCCATGGTGGGCGGCGTGGTCGCAGCTGTCCTCTACTACATGCTCATCGAGCTGCATCACCGCCGCGATGAGCCGGAGAAGCCccacgaggaggaagaggaagatgaggatgaagatgatgaagatgatgacagCAGTCTGAAGGACAAATATGAGATGATCACCATGAGCTAG